The Vibrio orientalis CIP 102891 = ATCC 33934 genome window below encodes:
- the rplR gene encoding 50S ribosomal protein L18 — protein MDKKASRIRRATRARRKIAELGATRLVVHRTPRHVYAQVIAANGSEVIAAASTVEKAIREQVKNTGNIDAAKAVGKAVAERALEKGVESVAFDRSGFQYHGRVAALAESAREAGLKF, from the coding sequence ATGGATAAGAAAGCATCTCGCATCCGTCGTGCTACACGCGCACGTCGTAAGATTGCAGAACTGGGTGCAACTCGCCTAGTAGTACACCGTACTCCTCGTCACGTGTACGCACAGGTGATTGCAGCTAACGGCTCTGAGGTTATCGCAGCAGCTTCTACTGTAGAAAAAGCGATCCGTGAGCAAGTTAAGAACACTGGTAACATCGATGCAGCTAAAGCAGTAGGTAAAGCTGTTGCTGAGCGCGCTCTTGAAAAAGGCGTAGAATCAGTTGCATTTGATCGTTCTGGTTTCCAATACCACGGTCGAGTAGCGGCGCTAGCAGAATCTGCTCGCGAAGCTGGTCTGAAATTCTAA
- the secY gene encoding preprotein translocase subunit SecY: MAKKPGQDFRSAQSGLSELKSRLLFVIGALLVFRAGSFVPIPGIDAAVLADLFEQQKGTIVEMFNMFSGGALERASILALGIMPYISASIVVQLLTVVHPALAELKKEGEAGRRKISQYTRYGTLVLATFQAIGIATGLPNMVDNLVVINQTMFTLIATVSLVTGTMFLMWLGEQITERGIGNGISLLIFAGIVAGLPSAIGQTIEQARQGELHVLLLLLIAVLAFAVIYFVVFMERGQRRIVVNYAKRQQGRKVFAAQSTHLPLKINMAGVIPAIFASSIILFPGTLAQWFGQNGESSAFGWLTDVSLALSPGQPLYVMLYAAAIIFFCFFYTALVFNPRETADNLKKSGAFVPGIRPGEQTAKYIDKVMTRLTLAGALYITFICLIPEFMMVAWNVRFYFGGTSLLIVVVVIMDFMAQVQTHLMSQQYDSVLKKANLKGYGR, from the coding sequence ATGGCTAAGAAACCAGGTCAAGATTTTCGTAGTGCTCAGAGCGGCTTAAGTGAACTAAAGTCGCGCTTATTATTCGTAATTGGTGCACTTTTAGTATTCCGAGCAGGCTCTTTTGTGCCGATCCCTGGTATTGACGCTGCTGTACTTGCCGATTTGTTCGAACAGCAAAAAGGTACCATCGTAGAAATGTTTAACATGTTCTCCGGTGGTGCTCTTGAGCGTGCATCTATATTAGCGTTGGGCATCATGCCGTATATTTCGGCATCTATTGTTGTCCAACTGCTAACTGTAGTTCATCCAGCGTTAGCTGAACTCAAAAAAGAGGGTGAAGCAGGCCGTCGTAAGATCAGCCAATATACACGCTACGGCACGCTTGTACTTGCAACATTCCAAGCTATTGGTATCGCAACAGGCCTACCAAACATGGTCGATAATCTGGTTGTTATCAACCAAACCATGTTTACGCTAATTGCGACCGTAAGTTTAGTAACCGGCACCATGTTCCTAATGTGGTTAGGTGAACAAATTACAGAGCGTGGAATTGGTAACGGTATTTCGTTACTAATCTTTGCAGGTATTGTTGCTGGATTGCCTTCTGCAATCGGTCAAACAATCGAGCAAGCGCGTCAAGGTGAATTGCATGTACTTCTTCTGCTGTTGATTGCTGTACTAGCTTTCGCAGTTATCTACTTCGTTGTTTTCATGGAGCGTGGTCAGCGTCGAATCGTTGTTAACTACGCAAAGCGTCAACAAGGTCGTAAGGTATTTGCTGCGCAAAGCACTCACTTGCCACTTAAGATTAATATGGCAGGTGTTATTCCAGCAATCTTTGCTTCAAGCATTATCCTGTTCCCAGGAACACTGGCTCAGTGGTTTGGTCAGAACGGTGAGAGCAGCGCGTTCGGTTGGTTAACTGACGTGTCTTTGGCTCTTAGCCCAGGTCAACCTCTGTATGTAATGCTTTATGCAGCAGCGATTATTTTCTTCTGTTTCTTTTACACGGCGTTGGTTTTCAACCCGCGTGAAACAGCGGATAACTTGAAGAAGTCCGGTGCATTCGTACCCGGCATCCGCCCAGGTGAACAGACAGCTAAGTACATTGATAAAGTGATGACGCGTTTAACCCTTGCTGGTGCGCTTTACATTACCTTTATCTGTCTGATTCCAGAGTTTATGATGGTCGCGTGGAACGTACGTTTCTACTTCGGCGGTACATCACTACTAATCGTAGTTGTTGTTATCATGGACTTTATGGCACAGGTACAGACTCATCTGATGTCTCAACAGTATGATTCTGTGTTGAAGAAAGCAAATCTGAAAGGCTATGGCCGTTAA
- the rpsE gene encoding 30S ribosomal protein S5 yields MAKEQQVQANDLQEKLIAVNRVSKTVKGGRIMSFTALTVVGDGNGRVGFGYGKAREVPAAIQKAMEKARRNMTTIALNEGTLHHPVKGRHSGSKVYMQPAAEGTGVIAGGAMRAVLEVAGVHNVLSKAYGSTNPINIVRATIDGLSGMKSPEMVAAKRGLTVESISE; encoded by the coding sequence ATGGCTAAAGAACAACAAGTTCAAGCGAATGATTTGCAAGAAAAGCTAATCGCAGTTAACCGTGTATCTAAGACGGTTAAAGGTGGTCGAATCATGAGCTTCACTGCACTAACAGTAGTTGGTGACGGTAACGGTCGCGTAGGTTTCGGTTACGGCAAAGCTCGTGAAGTACCTGCAGCGATTCAAAAAGCAATGGAAAAAGCACGTCGTAACATGACTACGATCGCGCTTAACGAAGGCACTCTTCACCACCCGGTGAAAGGTCGCCACTCGGGCTCTAAAGTTTACATGCAGCCTGCTGCTGAAGGTACTGGTGTTATCGCAGGTGGTGCGATGCGTGCAGTTCTTGAAGTTGCTGGTGTACACAACGTACTTTCTAAGGCATACGGTTCTACGAACCCTATCAACATCGTTCGTGCAACGATCGATGGCCTAAGCGGTATGAAGTCGCCAGAAATGGTTGCTGCTAAACGTGGTCTAACTGTTGAATCTATTTCGGAGTAA
- the rpsK gene encoding 30S ribosomal protein S11, which yields MAKQPTRARKRVRKQVADGVAHIHASFNNTIVTITDRQGNALAWATAGGSGFRGSRKSTPFAAQVAAERCAEMAKEYGLKNLEVMVKGPGPGRESTVRALNAAGFRITNIVDATPIPHNGCRPPKKRRV from the coding sequence ATGGCTAAACAACCAACTCGCGCGCGTAAACGCGTTCGCAAACAAGTTGCAGACGGTGTTGCGCACATCCATGCTTCTTTCAATAACACAATCGTAACCATTACTGACCGTCAAGGTAACGCACTAGCTTGGGCTACTGCAGGTGGTTCAGGTTTCCGTGGCTCTCGTAAGTCTACTCCGTTCGCAGCACAGGTTGCAGCAGAGCGTTGTGCTGAAATGGCTAAAGAGTACGGTCTAAAGAACTTGGAAGTTATGGTTAAGGGTCCAGGTCCAGGTCGTGAATCTACTGTTCGCGCACTGAACGCTGCTGGTTTCCGCATCACAAACATTGTTGATGCTACACCAATCCCTCATAACGGTTGTCGTCCACCTAAGAAACGTCGCGTATAA
- the rpmD gene encoding 50S ribosomal protein L30, which produces MATIKVTQTKSSIGRLPKHKACLKGLGLRKINHTVELEDTPCVRGMINKVYYMVKVEE; this is translated from the coding sequence ATGGCAACTATTAAAGTAACTCAAACTAAAAGCTCAATTGGTCGTCTACCTAAGCACAAAGCGTGTCTTAAAGGTCTAGGCCTTCGTAAAATCAACCACACAGTAGAACTTGAAGATACTCCGTGCGTGCGCGGCATGATCAACAAGGTTTACTACATGGTTAAAGTTGAGGAGTAA
- the rpmJ gene encoding 50S ribosomal protein L36 has product MKVRASVKKICRNCKVIKRNGVVRVICSEPKHKQRQG; this is encoded by the coding sequence ATGAAAGTTCGTGCTTCCGTTAAAAAAATCTGCCGTAACTGTAAAGTTATCAAGCGTAACGGTGTTGTTCGCGTGATTTGCAGTGAGCCAAAGCACAAGCAGCGCCAAGGCTAA
- the rpsM gene encoding 30S ribosomal protein S13, with protein MARIAGINIPDQKHAVIALTSIYGIGKTRSQAILAEVGIAEDVKISELSEEQIDQLRDGVAKYTVEGDLRREVSMNIKRLMDLGCYRGLRHRRSLPLRGQRTKTNARTRKGPRKPIKK; from the coding sequence ATGGCCCGTATAGCAGGCATTAACATTCCTGATCAAAAACATGCTGTGATTGCACTAACGTCAATCTACGGCATCGGTAAGACTCGCTCTCAAGCTATCCTAGCTGAAGTGGGTATTGCTGAAGATGTTAAGATCAGTGAACTATCTGAAGAACAGATCGATCAACTGCGTGATGGTGTAGCTAAATACACTGTAGAGGGTGATCTACGTCGTGAAGTATCAATGAACATCAAGCGTCTTATGGACCTTGGCTGTTACCGTGGTCTTCGTCATCGTCGCAGTCTACCACTACGTGGACAGCGTACTAAAACCAATGCTCGCACCCGTAAGGGTCCGCGTAAGCCGATCAAGAAATAG
- the rpsD gene encoding 30S ribosomal protein S4 — protein sequence MARYLGPKLKLSRREGTDLFLKSGVRAIDTKCKIDNAPGVHGARRGRLSEYGVQLREKQKVRRMYGVLEKQFRNYYKEAARLKGNTGENLLQLLEGRLDNVVYRMGFGATRAEARQLVSHKAILVNGKVVNIPSFKVAANDVVSIREKAKQQSRIKAALEVAEQREKPTWIEVDAGKMEATFKRMPERSDLSADINEQLIVELYSK from the coding sequence ATGGCAAGATATTTGGGTCCTAAGCTGAAGCTTAGCCGTCGCGAAGGTACTGACTTATTCCTTAAGTCTGGTGTACGCGCGATCGATACCAAGTGTAAAATTGATAACGCACCAGGTGTACACGGCGCTCGTCGCGGTCGTCTATCTGAGTATGGCGTTCAGCTTCGTGAGAAGCAAAAAGTTCGTCGTATGTACGGCGTTCTAGAAAAACAATTCCGTAACTACTACAAAGAAGCTGCACGTCTTAAAGGCAACACAGGTGAAAACCTGCTTCAGCTTCTTGAAGGTCGTCTTGATAACGTAGTTTACCGCATGGGCTTTGGCGCAACTCGCGCAGAAGCACGTCAGCTAGTTAGCCACAAAGCTATCCTAGTTAACGGTAAAGTTGTAAACATTCCTTCTTTCAAAGTTGCGGCTAATGACGTTGTTTCTATCCGCGAGAAAGCTAAACAGCAATCTCGTATTAAAGCGGCTCTAGAAGTTGCTGAACAACGTGAAAAACCAACTTGGATTGAAGTAGATGCTGGTAAGATGGAAGCTACGTTCAAGCGTATGCCTGAGCGTTCAGATCTATCTGCTGACATCAACGAACAATTGATCGTCGAGCTTTACTCTAAGTAA
- the rplO gene encoding 50S ribosomal protein L15, translating to MRLNTLSPAAGAKTTAKRVGRGIGSGLGKTGGRGHKGQKSRSGGSVRPGFEGGQMPLKQRLPKFGFTSRKSLVSAEVRLAELAKVTGDVVDLNSLKAANVITKNIEFVKVVLSGEINKAVTVKGLRVTKGAKAAIEAAGGKIEE from the coding sequence ATGCGTTTGAATACTCTATCACCAGCTGCTGGTGCTAAGACTACTGCTAAGCGCGTAGGTCGCGGTATTGGTTCTGGCCTAGGTAAGACTGGTGGCCGTGGCCACAAAGGTCAAAAGTCACGTTCTGGCGGTTCAGTTCGTCCAGGTTTTGAAGGCGGTCAGATGCCTCTAAAACAACGTCTACCAAAATTCGGTTTCACTTCTCGTAAGAGCCTAGTGTCTGCTGAAGTTCGTCTAGCTGAGCTAGCGAAAGTAACTGGTGACGTAGTAGATCTAAACAGCCTTAAAGCTGCTAACGTTATCACTAAGAACATCGAATTTGTAAAAGTTGTTCTATCTGGTGAAATTAACAAAGCAGTGACTGTTAAAGGTCTACGTGTGACTAAAGGCGCTAAAGCTGCAATCGAAGCTGCAGGCGGTAAAATCGAGGAATAA